A genome region from Conger conger chromosome 16, fConCon1.1, whole genome shotgun sequence includes the following:
- the LOC133115294 gene encoding splicing factor U2AF 65 kDa subunit-like isoform X1, translating into MSDFDEFEKQLSENRQEREKERHRKRSRSGSQGRGEKHRSWSKDRGSRSREKHDRDRKSRDRRSSSRDHKKHSFSPRRMRKKRTCKYWDVPPPGFEHITPMQYKAMQAAGQIPTIALLATSTTSGVAVTPTQVPMVGSQMTRQARRLYVGNIPFGVTEESMADFFNAQMRLAGLSQAPSNPVLAVQINQDKNFAFLEFRSVDETTQAMAFDGIIFQGQSLKIRRPHDYRPLPGISEQPAFHVPGVVSTVVPDSPHKLFIGGLPNYLNDDQVKELLTSFGPLKAFNLVKDSATSLSKGYAFCEYVDISATDQAVAGLNGMQLGDKKLIVQRASVGAKNANPTCIMETPVTLQVPGLQGLQTSGVPTEVLCLLNMVMPEELVDDEDYEEILEDIREECCKYGNVRSVEIPRPVDGVEVPGCGKIFVEYVSAADCQKAMQALTGRKFANRVVVTKYYDPDMYHRHEF; encoded by the exons agcgggagaaggagagacacagGAAGCGAAGCCGCAGCGGGTCCCAGGGCCGCGGTGAGAAGCACCGCAGCTGGAGCAAAGACCGCGGCAGCCGCAGCCGCGAGAAGCACGACCGCGACCGCAAGAGCCGCGACCGCAGGAGCAGCTCCCGCGACCACAAGAAGCACAG CTTTTCTCCTCGAAGGATGCGAAAGAAAAGAACGTGCAAATACTGGGACGTGCCCCCCCCAGGGTTCGAGCACATCACTCCGATGCAGTACAAGGCCATGCAAG ctgccGGGCAGATCCCCACCATAGCTCTGCTGGCGACCTCTACCACCAGTGGCGTAGCAGTAACTCCCACACAGGTGCCAATGGTGGGCAGCCAGATGACCAGGCAGGCCAGAAGACTCTATGTTGGCAATATTCCTTTTGGGGTGACTGAG GAATCGATGGCAGACTTCTTTAATGCCCAAATGCGGCTTGCAGGGCTCTCCCAGGCCCCCAGCAACCCTGTTCTCGCTGTGCAGATTAACCAGGACAAGAACTTTGCTTTCCTAGAG TTTCGCTCCGTCGATGAAACCACGCAAGCGATGGCCTTCGACGGCATCATCTTCCAGGGTCAGTCTTTAAAAATCAGGAGGCCACACGACTACCGCCCGCTCCCTGGCATCTCGGAGCAGCCGGCTTTCCATGTCCCAG GTGTGGTTTCCACGGTGGTCCCCGACTCCCCGCACAAACTTTTCATCGGTGGACTGCCTAACTATCTCAATGATGATCAG GTCAAGGAGCTCTTGACTTCGTTCGGACCCCTCAAAGCTTTCAACCTTGTGAAGGACAGTGCCACCTCATTGTCCAAAGGTTACGCCTTTTGTGAATATGTAGATATCAGTGCGACTGACCAG gcgGTGGCAGGACTCAATGGCATGCAACTTGGGGACAAAAAGCTGATCGTTCAGAGGGCAAGCGTGGGAGCTAAGAATGCTAATCCT ACTTGCATCATGGAGACCCCAGTCACCCTGCAGGTCCCAGGCCTCCAGGGCCTGCAGACCTCGGGCGTGCCCACGGAGGTGCTGTGCCTCCTGAACATGGTGATGCCCGAGGAGCTGGTGGATGACGAGGACTACGAGGAGATCCTGGAGGACATCCGCGAGGAGTGCTGCAAGTACGGAAACGTGCGCTCCGTGGAGATCCCGCGCCCCGTCGACGGCGTGGAGGTGCCGGGCTGTGGGAAG ATTTTTGTGGAGTATGTTTCCGCGGCGGACTGTCAGAAGGCCATGCAGGCACTGACGGGTCGGAAATTCGCCAACAGAGTGGTCGTCACCAAATACTACGATCCAGACATGTACCACAGGCATGAGTTCTGA
- the LOC133115294 gene encoding splicing factor U2AF 65 kDa subunit-like isoform X3: MSDFDEFEKQLSENRQEREKERHRKRSRSGSQGRGEKHRSWSKDRGSRSREKHDRDRKSRDRRSSSRDHKKHSFSPRRMRKKRTCKYWDVPPPGFEHITPMQYKAMQAAGQIPTIALLATSTTSGVAVTPTQVPMVGSQMTRQARRLYVGNIPFGVTEESMADFFNAQMRLAGLSQAPSNPVLAVQINQDKNFAFLEFRSVDETTQAMAFDGIIFQGQSLKIRRPHDYRPLPGISEQPAFHVPGVVSTVVPDSPHKLFIGGLPNYLNDDQVKELLTSFGPLKAFNLVKDSATSLSKGYAFCEYVDISATDQAVAGLNGMQLGDKKLIVQRASVGAKNANPTCIMETPVTLQVPGLQGLQTSGVPTEVLCLLNMVMPEELVDDEDYEEILEDIREECCKFLWSMFPRRTVRRPCRH; encoded by the exons agcgggagaaggagagacacagGAAGCGAAGCCGCAGCGGGTCCCAGGGCCGCGGTGAGAAGCACCGCAGCTGGAGCAAAGACCGCGGCAGCCGCAGCCGCGAGAAGCACGACCGCGACCGCAAGAGCCGCGACCGCAGGAGCAGCTCCCGCGACCACAAGAAGCACAG CTTTTCTCCTCGAAGGATGCGAAAGAAAAGAACGTGCAAATACTGGGACGTGCCCCCCCCAGGGTTCGAGCACATCACTCCGATGCAGTACAAGGCCATGCAAG ctgccGGGCAGATCCCCACCATAGCTCTGCTGGCGACCTCTACCACCAGTGGCGTAGCAGTAACTCCCACACAGGTGCCAATGGTGGGCAGCCAGATGACCAGGCAGGCCAGAAGACTCTATGTTGGCAATATTCCTTTTGGGGTGACTGAG GAATCGATGGCAGACTTCTTTAATGCCCAAATGCGGCTTGCAGGGCTCTCCCAGGCCCCCAGCAACCCTGTTCTCGCTGTGCAGATTAACCAGGACAAGAACTTTGCTTTCCTAGAG TTTCGCTCCGTCGATGAAACCACGCAAGCGATGGCCTTCGACGGCATCATCTTCCAGGGTCAGTCTTTAAAAATCAGGAGGCCACACGACTACCGCCCGCTCCCTGGCATCTCGGAGCAGCCGGCTTTCCATGTCCCAG GTGTGGTTTCCACGGTGGTCCCCGACTCCCCGCACAAACTTTTCATCGGTGGACTGCCTAACTATCTCAATGATGATCAG GTCAAGGAGCTCTTGACTTCGTTCGGACCCCTCAAAGCTTTCAACCTTGTGAAGGACAGTGCCACCTCATTGTCCAAAGGTTACGCCTTTTGTGAATATGTAGATATCAGTGCGACTGACCAG gcgGTGGCAGGACTCAATGGCATGCAACTTGGGGACAAAAAGCTGATCGTTCAGAGGGCAAGCGTGGGAGCTAAGAATGCTAATCCT ACTTGCATCATGGAGACCCCAGTCACCCTGCAGGTCCCAGGCCTCCAGGGCCTGCAGACCTCGGGCGTGCCCACGGAGGTGCTGTGCCTCCTGAACATGGTGATGCCCGAGGAGCTGGTGGATGACGAGGACTACGAGGAGATCCTGGAGGACATCCGCGAGGAGTGCTGCAA ATTTTTGTGGAGTATGTTTCCGCGGCGGACTGTCAGAAGGCCATGCAGGCACTGA
- the LOC133115294 gene encoding splicing factor U2AF 65 kDa subunit-like isoform X2, translating into MSDFDEFEKQLSENRQEREKERHRKRSRSGSQGRGEKHRSWSKDRGSRSREKHDRDRKSRDRRSSSRDHKKHSFSPRRMRKKRTCKYWDVPPPGFEHITPMQYKAMQAAGQIPTIALLATSTTSGVAVTPTQVPMVGSQMTRQARRLYVGNIPFGVTEESMADFFNAQMRLAGLSQAPSNPVLAVQINQDKNFAFLEFRSVDETTQAMAFDGIIFQGVVSTVVPDSPHKLFIGGLPNYLNDDQVKELLTSFGPLKAFNLVKDSATSLSKGYAFCEYVDISATDQAVAGLNGMQLGDKKLIVQRASVGAKNANPTCIMETPVTLQVPGLQGLQTSGVPTEVLCLLNMVMPEELVDDEDYEEILEDIREECCKYGNVRSVEIPRPVDGVEVPGCGKIFVEYVSAADCQKAMQALTGRKFANRVVVTKYYDPDMYHRHEF; encoded by the exons agcgggagaaggagagacacagGAAGCGAAGCCGCAGCGGGTCCCAGGGCCGCGGTGAGAAGCACCGCAGCTGGAGCAAAGACCGCGGCAGCCGCAGCCGCGAGAAGCACGACCGCGACCGCAAGAGCCGCGACCGCAGGAGCAGCTCCCGCGACCACAAGAAGCACAG CTTTTCTCCTCGAAGGATGCGAAAGAAAAGAACGTGCAAATACTGGGACGTGCCCCCCCCAGGGTTCGAGCACATCACTCCGATGCAGTACAAGGCCATGCAAG ctgccGGGCAGATCCCCACCATAGCTCTGCTGGCGACCTCTACCACCAGTGGCGTAGCAGTAACTCCCACACAGGTGCCAATGGTGGGCAGCCAGATGACCAGGCAGGCCAGAAGACTCTATGTTGGCAATATTCCTTTTGGGGTGACTGAG GAATCGATGGCAGACTTCTTTAATGCCCAAATGCGGCTTGCAGGGCTCTCCCAGGCCCCCAGCAACCCTGTTCTCGCTGTGCAGATTAACCAGGACAAGAACTTTGCTTTCCTAGAG TTTCGCTCCGTCGATGAAACCACGCAAGCGATGGCCTTCGACGGCATCATCTTCCAGG GTGTGGTTTCCACGGTGGTCCCCGACTCCCCGCACAAACTTTTCATCGGTGGACTGCCTAACTATCTCAATGATGATCAG GTCAAGGAGCTCTTGACTTCGTTCGGACCCCTCAAAGCTTTCAACCTTGTGAAGGACAGTGCCACCTCATTGTCCAAAGGTTACGCCTTTTGTGAATATGTAGATATCAGTGCGACTGACCAG gcgGTGGCAGGACTCAATGGCATGCAACTTGGGGACAAAAAGCTGATCGTTCAGAGGGCAAGCGTGGGAGCTAAGAATGCTAATCCT ACTTGCATCATGGAGACCCCAGTCACCCTGCAGGTCCCAGGCCTCCAGGGCCTGCAGACCTCGGGCGTGCCCACGGAGGTGCTGTGCCTCCTGAACATGGTGATGCCCGAGGAGCTGGTGGATGACGAGGACTACGAGGAGATCCTGGAGGACATCCGCGAGGAGTGCTGCAAGTACGGAAACGTGCGCTCCGTGGAGATCCCGCGCCCCGTCGACGGCGTGGAGGTGCCGGGCTGTGGGAAG ATTTTTGTGGAGTATGTTTCCGCGGCGGACTGTCAGAAGGCCATGCAGGCACTGACGGGTCGGAAATTCGCCAACAGAGTGGTCGTCACCAAATACTACGATCCAGACATGTACCACAGGCATGAGTTCTGA